The proteins below are encoded in one region of Coffea arabica cultivar ET-39 chromosome 4c, Coffea Arabica ET-39 HiFi, whole genome shotgun sequence:
- the LOC113739770 gene encoding protein argonaute 1: protein MVRKKRTELPSEGQSSSSQETGAGRGGGQPSQPVQQQQQGGFQGGGRGWGPQRGGYGGRGGGGAPRGGTAPQQYHGGPPEYQQGRGTQQYQRGGAPAQRQRSGAVGRGIPSSGGPSMAPVPELHQATPAPYQSGVTTQPMPYGRPVESQGEASSSSRAPEPSSSSVEQQFQQLSLQPEVSQAIQPASSKSMKFPQRPGKGSTGIKCIVKANHFFAELPDKDLHQYDVSINPEVTSRGVNRAVMDQLVKLYKESHLGKRLPAYDGRKSLYTAGPLPFVSKEFKITLIDEDEGNQGGAGRREREFRVVIKLAARADLHHLGMFLQGRQADAPQEALQVLDIVLRELPTTRYTPVGRSFYSPDLGRRQPLGEGLESWRGFYQSIRPTQMGLSLNIDMSSTAFIEPLPVIDFVTQLLARDVSSRPLSDADRVKIKKALRGVRVEVTHRGNMRRKYRISGLTSQATRELSFPVDERGTMKSVVEYFHETYGFVIHHTQLPCLQVGNQQRPNYLPMEVCKIVEGQRYSKRLNERQITALLKVTCQRPQERERDILQTVRHNAYADDPYAKEFGIRISEKLAQVEARILPAPRLKYHDSGREKDCLPQVGQWNMMNKKMVNGGTVNNWICVNFSRNVKDVAVRDFCHELAQMCITSGMNFNPHPVLAPMYVRPDQVERALKARFHEALTNLPPPKKELDLLIVILPDNNGSLYGDLKRICETDLGIVSQCCLTKHVFRLSKQYLANVALKINVKVGGRNTVLVDALSRRIPLVSDRPTIIFGADVTHPHPGEDSSPSIAAVVASQDWPEVTKYAGLVSAQAHRQELIQDLFKTWQDPGRGTVTGGMIKELLISFRKATGQKPQRIIFYRDGVSEGQFYQVLLYELDAIRRACASLEPNYQPPVTFVVVQKRHHTRLFASNHNDRNAVDRSGNILPGTVVDSKICHPTEFDFYLCSHAGIQGTSRPAHYHVLWDENNFSADHLQSLTNDLCYTYARCTRSVSIVPPAYYAHLAAFRARFYMEPETSDSGSVTSSAAASRGGVGPGGGARSTRAPGSNVNVRPLPALKDNVKRVMFYC from the exons ATGGTGAGGAAGAAGCGAACGGAACTTCCTAGTGAGGGACAGAGTTCCAGTTCCCAGGAAACTGGGGCTGGCCGTGGTGGGGGGCAACCTAGCCAACCAGTTCAACAGCAGCAGCAAGGTGGATTCCAAGGTGGAGGGAGAGGCTGGGGACCTCAACGTGGAGGATATGGTGGCCGTGGAGGAGGGGGTGCACCGCGAGGTGGGACGGCTCCTCAACAATATCATGGTGGGCCTCCTGAATACCAGCAAGGTAGGGGTACTCAGCAGTACCAACGAGGAGGTGCACCGGCCCAGCGCCAGCGAAGTGGTGCTGTTGGCCGTGGGATACCTTCATCTGGTGGGCCTTCTATGGCACCAGTTCCCGAGCTGCATCAAGCAACCCCGGCTCCTTATCAGTCTGGGGTGACCACTCAGCCTATGCCTTATGGGAGACCTGTAGAATCACAGGGTGAGGCTAGTTCTTCAAGCAGAGCACCTGAGCCATCATCATCGTCAGTGGAGCAGCAGTTCCAACAACTCAGTCTCCAGCCTGAAGTGAGCCAGGCAATTCAACCTGCTTCAAGCAAGTCAATGAAGTTTCCTCAGCGCCCAGGGAAGGGTAGCACTGGCATAAAGTGTATTGTCAAGGCAAATCACTTCTTTGCTGAATTGCCAGACAAAGATTTGCACCAATATGAT GTATCCATCAATCCTGAGGTCACATCCCGAGGTGTTAACCGTGCTGTCATGGACCAGCTAGTTAAACTGTACAAGGAATCTCATCTTGGAAAAAGGCTTCCTGCCTATGATGGGAGAAAGAGTTTGTATACTGCAGGGCCACTCCCTTTTGTTTCCAAAGAGTTCAAGATTACCCTGATTGATGAGGATGAAGGAAATCAAGGAGGTGCTGGCAG GAGAGAGAGGGAATTTAGAGTTGTAATCAAATTGGCAGCGCGTGCAGACTTGCACCATTTAGGAATGTTTCTGCAGGGAAGACAAGCAGATGCCCCTCAAGaagctcttcaagttttggACATTGTTCTTCGTGAATTACCGACAACTCG gtatACTCCTGTGGGCCGCTCTTTTTATTCCCCTGATTTAGGAAGAAGGCAGCCTTTAGGTGAAGGTCTGGAAAGTTGGCGTGGTTTTTATCAAAGCATTCGGCCTACTCAGATGGGGTTATCACTAAATATTG ATATGTCATCCACAGCATTCATCGAGCCACTTCCCGTTATCGACTTTGTGACTCAGCTTCTTGCCAGGGATGTATCATCAAGACCTTTGTCTGATGCTGATCGTGTGAAG ATTAAGAAAGCACTGAGGGGAGTGAGGGTGGAGGTTACACATCGTGGAAACATGCGCAGAAAATATCGTATCTCTGGTCTTACATCACAAGCAACACGCGAGCTGTC tTTTCCTGTTGACGAGAGGGGTACAATGAAATCTGTTGTTGAGTACTTCCATGAGACATATGGGTTTGTGATTCATCATACGCAATTGCCTTGTTTACAAGTTGGAAATCAGCAAAGGCCAAATTACTTGCCAATGGAG GTCTGTAAGATTGTTGAGGGCCAGAGGTATTCCAAGAGGTTGAATGAGAGACAGATAACTGCTCTTTTGAAAGTGACCTGCCAGCGTCCTCAGGAGAGGGAACGTGATATTCTTCAG ACCGTACGTCATAATGCCTATGCTGATGACCCATATGCTAAAGAGTTCGGTATCAGGATTAGTGAGAAGCTGGCTCAAGTTGAAGCCCGCATTTTACCTGCTCCTCGG CTCAAGTACCACGATTCCGGTCGGGAGAAGGACTGTCTGCCACAAGTCGGGCAATGGAACATGATGAACAAG AAAATGGTTAATGGAGGAACAGTAAATAACTGGATTTGTGTAAATTTCTCTCGCAATGTGAAAGATGTAGCAGTTCGTGACTTTTGTCATGAGCTGGCCCAGATGTGTATAACCTCTGGAATG AACTTTAATCCTCATCCTGTTTTGGCCCCAATGTATGTTCGTCCTGATCAAGTTGAAAGAGCCTTAAAAGCTAGATTCCATGAAGCCTTGACTAACCTTCCACCTCCAAAGAAGGAACTGGACTTGCTGATTGTTATTTTGCCCGACAATAATGGCTCTCTTTATG GTGATTTGAAACGGATTTGTGAGACAGATCTTGGAATTGTCTCCCAGTGTTGTCTGACAAAGCACGTCTTCAGGCTGAGCAAACAATATCTTGCCAATGTTGCATTGAAGATCAATGTGAAGGTTGGAGGAAGAAACACAGTGCTTGTTGATGCTCTTTCTCGTCGTATACCGCTAGTCAGTGACAGGCCTACTATAATTTTTGGCGCTGACGTTACACATCCCCACCCTGGCGAGGATTCGAGCCCATCCATTGCAGCT GTGGTTGCATCTCAGGATTGGCCTGAAGTTACCAAATATGCTGGTTTGGTTAGTGCTCAAGCACATCGTCAAGAGCTGATCCAAGATCTGTTTAAAACTTGGCAAGATCCTGGCAGGGGAACTGTGACAGGTGGCATGATCAA GGAACTCCTCATATCTTTCCGTAAAGCAACTGGACAGAAACCGCAGAGGATTATTTTTTATAG AGATGGTGTCAGTGAGGGGCAGTTCTATCAAGTATTACTCTATGAACTTGATGCAATACGCAGG GCATGTGCTTCTTTGGAACCAAACTATCAGCCCCCAGTTACTTTTGTTGTTGTTCAGAAACGTCACCATACAAGATTGTTTGCCAGTAACCATAATGACCGGAATGCAGTTGACCGAAGTGGAAATATTCTGCCTG GTACTGTTGTAGATTCAAAGATCTGTCATCCAACGGAATTTGATTTCTATCTTTGCAGCCATGCTGGAATACAG GGTACCAGCCGACCAGCACATTATCATGTCTTGTGGGATGAGAACAACTTTTCAGCTGATCACCTACAATCTCTTACAAACGATCTCTGCTATAC TTATGCAAGATGCACTCGTTCCGTTTCCATTG TGCCACCCGCCTATTATGCCCATTTGGCTGCTTTTCGTGCGCGATTCTACATGGAGCCAGAGACATCTGATAGTGGTTCTGTAACAAGTAGTGCTGCTGCTAGTCGCGGTGGTGTTGGTCCTGGGGGTGGTGCAAGGAGCACGCGTGCACCGGGTTCAAATGTCAATGTTCGGCCTCTTCCTGCCCTAAAGGACAACGTGAAGAGGGTTATGTTTTATTGTTAA